One Setaria italica strain Yugu1 chromosome II, Setaria_italica_v2.0, whole genome shotgun sequence DNA segment encodes these proteins:
- the LOC101768216 gene encoding probable LRR receptor-like serine/threonine-protein kinase At1g51810: MAFLLLFAAFVLAQADHVVGQPPGFLSIDCGLDPDYSGYTDKFTGVVYVSDGPYVDAGENRVVAVEPKAGAWRTRHRTLRSFPSGVRNCYALPTVAGTKYLLRGEFFYGNYDGRNSSTVEFNLHLGPNSWDTVTANADDDIGVTYEALFVAWASWAPACLVNTGRGTPFVSVLELRPLAASLYPPVAPGRSMSMYNRRNVGANGTFVRYPDDPYDRYWWAYDLSGPQWANLSTTRTIQPDPSFVEPLPVLQTAVTLANNSTTFNYTWPEYRAADSLMLFLHFADFQSTQLREFDIYFNGNRLRQSGKLFSPPYLSGSCVYSPVWYKPVDNKYNITLVGAETSVLPPMLNAFEIYKQISNDNPTTLPEDFDAIMAIKLEYGVKKNWMGDPCSPTKYAWEGVTCINTSDNTTRITSLDLSNSHLRGVISDKFALLTALQNLDLSYNNLSGPIPDSLPSLPSLHVLNVSGNHLSGDFLCKNHAGSLVFRYESDGHICNNTIKRSRNRAAIIAISVVVSVLAVVVLLACLIWRENRKPNVSTQGPAKEPQPEKAQGNGESQGDYLQNTENRQFMYKELEKFTNNFKHFIGQGGFGPVYYGRLENGKEVAVKLRSESSSHGLDEFLAEVRSLTMVHHRNLVSLVGYCWESDHLALVYDYMPQGNLCDHLRGKNGVAEIMNWGTRVRIALEAAQGLDYLHKGCNLPIIHRDVKSSNILLGQNLQAKIADFGLCKTYLSDSQTHISATAAGTAGYIDPEYYQTGRLTESSDVYSFGVVLLEVATGEPPIVPGHGHIVQRVKQLIATGDVSLIADGRLGGAYDVSSMWKVVDIAMMCVVDAAAQRPTMATVVAQLKESLALEEAREREYSSNNRASPGSDIASLVSTFGPVAR; the protein is encoded by the exons ATGGCGTTCTTGCTCTTATTCGCTGCATTCGTGTTAGCCCAAGCGGATCATGTCGTCGGCCAGCCGCCGG GCTTCCTAAGCATCGACTGCGGCCTGGACCCTGACTACAGCGGCTACACGGACAAGTTCACCGGCGTCGTCTACGTCTCCGACGGCCCCTACGTGGACGCCGGCGAGAACCGGGTGGTGGCCGTCGAGCCAAAGGCCGGGGCCTGGAGAACCCGCCACCGGACGCTCAGGAGCTTCCCGTCCGGCGTGCGCAACTGCTACGCGCTGCCCACGGTGGCCGGGACCAAGTACCTGCTCCGGGGGGAGTTCTTCTACGGCAACTACGACGGCCGGAACAGCTCGACGGTGGAGTTCAACCTGCACCTGGGGCCCAACAGCTGGGACACCGTCACCGCGAACGCCGACGACGACATCGGCGTCACGTACGAAGCCCTGTTCGTGGCGTGGGCGAGCTGGGCGCCGGCGTGCCTGGTGAACACCGGCCGCGGCACGCCGTTCGTGTCCGTACTCGAGCTCCGGCCGCTCGCTGCGTCGCTCTACCCGCCCGTCGCGCCCGGCCGGTCCATGTCCATGTACAACCGCCGGAACGTGGGGGCCAATGGTACCTTTGTTCG GTATCCCGATGATCCGTATGACCGTTATTGGTGGGCGTACGATTTGTCAGGCCCACAGTGGGCGAACCTGTCAACCACGAGGACGATCCAGCCGGACCCTAGCTTCGTGGAGCCCTTGCCCGTTCTCCAAACGGCTGTAACATTGGCCAACAATTCCACTACCTTCAACTACACATGGCCAGAATATAGGGCGGCCGACTCCTTGATGTTGTTCCTGCACTTCGCCGACTTCCAGAGCACCCAGCTCCGGGAGTTTGACATCTACTTCAATGGCAACCGGCTACGGCAGAGTGGAAAACTGTTCAGCCCACCGTACCTGTCCGGGTCGTGCGTGTATAGCCCTGTATGGTACAAGCCTGTTGACAACAAGTACAACATCACTCTTGTCGGGGCTGAGACATCCGTGCTGCCCCCAATGCTAAATGCATTCGAGATCTACAAGCAGATCTCAAATGACAATCCGACGACGTTGCCTGAAGACT TTGATGCCATCATGGCAATCAAACTCGAGTATGGAGTGAAGAAAAACTGGATGGGCGATCCATGTTCACCAACCAAGTATGCTTGGGAAGGCGTGACATGCATCAATACAAGTGATAACACTACGAGAATAACATCACT AGATCTCTCCAACAGCCACTTACGTGGTGTAATTTCTGACAAGTTTGCACTTCTCACGGCGCTCCAGAATTT GGATTTGTCTTATAACAACTTAAGTGGGCCGATACCTGATTCCCTACCAAGTTTACCCTCACTTCACGTTCT AAATGTGTCTGGTAACCATCTCAGTGGAGACTTCCTGTGCAAAAACCATGCCGGATCTCTTGTTTTCAG ATACGAGTCTGATGGACATATCTGCAACAATACAATAAAACGTTCAAGAAACAGAGCAGCTATCATAGCTATTTCAGTAGTGGTTTCTGTTCTGGCAGTAGTTGTACTTCTTGCATGTCTGATCTGGCGAGAGAATAGAAAGCCTAATG TTTCCACACAGGGTCCTGCGAAAGAACCACAACCTGAGAAGGCACAGGGAAATGGAGAAAGCCAAGGAGATTACCTGCAAAATACTGAAAATCGCCAGTTCATGTACAAGGAGCTGGAGAAGTTCACTAATAATTTCAAACATTTCATTGGACAAGGAGGTTTTGGGCCAGTGTACTATGGCCGTTTAGAAAATGGTAAAGAGGTTGCTGTCAAGTTGCGCTCTGAGTCATCATCACACGGCCTTGATGAATTTTTAGCTGAG GTTCGGAGCTTAACAATGGTGCATCATAGGAATCTAGTGTCTTTAGTTGGTTACTGCTGGGAAAGTGATCATTTAGCACTGGTTTACGATTACATGCCTCAAGGCAATCTTTGTGATCATCTAAGAG GTAAAAACGGTGTTGCTGAAATCATGAATTGGGGAACGCGTGTACGAATAGCACTTGAAGCTGCACAAG GCCTGGACTATCTCCACAAAGGATGTAACCTTCCGATAATTCATCGAGATGTGAAGAGTAGCAATATTCTATTGGGTCAAAATCTGCAGGCTAAAATAGCAGATTTTGGGCTTTGCAAAACCTATCTTAGTGATTCTCAGACTCACATATCAGCCACTGCAGCTGGCACAGCAGGTTACATCGACCCCGA GTACTACCAAACTGGAAGGCTCACAGAGAGCAGTGATGTGTACAGCTTCGGAGTTGTTCTACTAGAGGTAGCCACCGGTGAGCCGCCAATTGTGCCAGGCCATGGCCACATCGTTCAGCGTGTTAAGCAGCTGATCGCTACTGGTGACGTCAGTTTGATTGCCGACGGGCGGCTTGGAGGTGCCTACGATGTCAGTTCCATGTGGAAGGTGGTCGACATTGCCATGATGTGCGTTGTGGATGCTGCTGCTCAGAGGCCAACAATGGCCACGGTTGTCGCGCAGCTGAAGGAAAGCCTGGCGTTGGAGGAAGCTCGTGAGAGGGAGTACAGTAGTAACAATAGAGCAAGCCCAGGGAGTGATATAGCATCTTTGGTGTCCACATTCGGTCCAGTGGCGAGATGA